The window GGCAAAGATTCACCattgataaaaaatagaaaaaaaattatacgcaaaccaatatctttttcttttcctttttcattatttttcctttcaattttagTTCTCTTTTTCaatattcttacttttttttcttcgacCATATCTTACATaccattattttgttttacttcATTTTCCTATAGCTAACAAATTAGGTACAACcttgaagagaaaaatgaagaaaaattatgGGTAAATATTATTTACTAAATTATAAAAGGTGTTATACCAAATCATGTTATTTACTAGATTATTGAGAGTTTTAACATAAgtgactttttatttaatttttgttatttaatttgttatgcattttactttttatttaaagtattgACATCTTTGGACAATAAGAAGAGACATGATCTTATGAAATAAGTTATATAATGATGTAACAAGATGAAGATggacattttatttatatgtgagAGATGAAACACAAGACAATGGATAACAAGACTAAATATTCAAAGAATAATGCaatgtaaaaaattactaactttttaaataaaaatttatatttgatatcttaatttttaaaataattaagaatattgatgtaaaaaaattaagaacaattTTATTGGACTATGTAAATAAGTTCATAGTATGTAATTGATTAGTAATTtgaacataaataataatatatattaattttctaatttttaattcttgaccttacttaaattatataattatattcaatTAATACATACtctaaatataatatacatacgAAATATtcaatatgataataaataaataataaagtaaaatttctTATCAATCCAAATCACAATCAATTATAATAGACATGGTTCATAATTTGACATGCTTACAACAATATTCATTTCATATATAATAGACattgttgcaaaaaaaaaaaaaaaaacaaatagatgTACTTGTTAAACTATTGTTAGAATTTTTCCTACTAATTCTTATAGACTATAATTTATTGCGACTCTTGCTTGGTCTAATATTATGATTCATTAGCTTGCTAATATTGTGATCAATTGGTAATGGACTTTGGATACATGCCATTGATCTATGTAGGAAATAGTGTATGTCTAACTACTAGACTTATGAGGAGAGGTGCTTAGGTTCTATAAATTGCGTAAGTTTCATTTATCGTCTGAACATTCAATTACTTGCTTTACGGGTTGATCCATATTGAGAACCTAGAAATTGAAATGTGTGATTAATTAGGCAAAAAGAAGGTTTAGCATCTGAATTCTAAGGAGTCATGCAacgcataaataatttttaatatttttattatatcttcAATAAACAAGCTTTTAAATCAATGTTGTAAAGtacgtatatatattattcttggaaaaatatttcttataattatcgAGAAAAGGctagaaaagataaagaaaacgCACGAACCCAAATATTAAAAGGTATATCATACACAAATGGAGGCTACAACGGCAAAAATGAGCCAATGGGGAAAAATACATATTAGaacactgttttttttttaaaatgatttttttattttttgaaaatgattaCAACActcttttagttatttttttgattgactaaaataaaaaacaatgttgTACGTACTACTAGTGAAAACGTAGtgtgttttaattataattaaaaaaagtcttcaaatttaactttataAGATGGCTCTTGCTCGTCTGTTTGGGACTCCAAAAGGCTAATGTACCATGCTCACGTCACTGTTATACTAGCACAGAAATTATACAATAGGTATCATTGCATGTCGATAAAATcttattcatttctttcatcACAAAGAAAATTCGTTGTTAATTTTTGACTATTCTTTATTGAAACGTCTTCTCCACATGGAATAATGtgttttttcatattataatttttggtaaATTTCCACGTGGAAGAATTCAAGTTAAAATATCCCCTTAAATTTATGGAGCAAATTAATTCCTCCCTTTCCACACAAATCATTTCCATCCATATATATTTTCTCATCCACTTAAGCTTGTCTCCCTCAAACATAATGCATGTGATCATATGATAATGCACAACGTGTAGTATTTAAAGGATTCGTTTTGGCATAATATAATgcttttaatcattaattatgcTATCAATAAAGGAATTCCGATGCTCTAGAGTTTATGCCATAGTTGCATAGATCTGATTAattcattcaatttattttattatataaaatatatcgtatttgtaaattaaatttaatgaatttcaaGGACAAGATTgacttgtgttttaatttatgataaaattcaacggtgaatttttatttttattactcttaattataaaaacaccATCTAACTCAAACTCACTCGTTCACACAAATAACTAGGGATACGATATGATGatactcccttaatttttaattataaatttttaactaattgatgttccttttaagaaaaatagttaacttAATTAAccacattaaatttatcaattaattgcactatcattataaaattatcttctttttatctttttattcgctaaattatttttcattaatgtttgaAGAAAGAATAACTAAGTAAGgatatgtaagaaaaaaataattaatacatctaaaaattaaaaaaggatcttataaaaaagacaaacaaatttttaaaaagaatcttataattaaagGGGGAGGAAGGTATGAATTTACTTACACCAAATCTAAATATAGTTGATACAAATGTAtgatatttaagtattttttcttttttttttataaatattgacaAAGTTTTAATCTTCATACATTTTATCTGTTTGAAAAtaatctttataattatttaataatgacAAATTATGCATTTAATAATGTTGTTACATGTCACTTTCAAAATAATTGCTAACATGATGTGATTAAATACACATTACTCTATTATTAAACAAtgaaatagataatttataagattcaaattgaaacaaaatttatcaatatttataaaaatgaaaaaacatattaagCCTCTTGAAAGGAAACTTGGAATTTTCCATTTAATCTATATTCTTACACATGAAGACTTAGGTGAATCAAATATTAACTAGTGTCCTAACAATTTAGGGTTCTTTTTAATGGAGTGTCCTAATAGGTTAAAGTGTTAAAcaattaaaagtataatatttttcattaagaatatttttaatatgttctGATCATATTTTCTAATGCATTTCTAACTTAATTTTTAGAGTAAATTACAGCAACTTCCCATAAGATTTACTTTAATTACAAGtgcacttctttctttttttttttaccctacACAAAatcttataacttttttattttcattacacAATCCTCCCTTGTGTCCCAAAAAATGTTAGTTTATTTCGTTAATAGAATTGGCCATTTGACAGATgatgttttaataattttttgttcccAAAATGTCCCCACCTCCATCCTTTGCGTGATtccattttcaagaaaaaaaatggcaaTTGAACTATGAAATTTGCAATGACGATTCAACTGTCGAATTTGCACTCATGCTTCCGGTCTATCTCACGTttcatcttttcatttctttaaattGCTTCCTAAATGATCTTGATAGTTATGaaattcattgtttttttccAAACACTCCCATAGAAGTTGTTCAACCTGGAAGCACATTTAAAgtgaaattgaaattcaagGGAACAATATTAAGAAAATCTAGTACGAGACAGTAAATAAATACATGATCCTCTCCATTATTTTTTCACGATTACAGATCGATGACAAAATATGAAAACAGAATCACtgataaaatatcaaaacataatcacaaataaaaaaagaaaaaatatactagaatttagattaattataatttaaattcaaatgatagTTAATTCCTACCATTAATGAATTCTAACAAACAATTATCATTGAAAAATCAAGACAACATGAACAAAATTCCTAACTTTTGTCGGTTACGAATGACgaacaaatgaagaaaagaacaaatgccTCACAAAACCAAAAAGCCAAGGTTGGAAAAAATCATCCAAATCACCATTGGACATGCACTAATGAAGCAGCATGGTGCACTCCATATGCATGTTGCTGCAACAGCGCATCACGTCCCGTACCTCTTGCCACCATCGCCTTTTGCCATCAACCCCCTCTCATGACCTCCACAACAACTCCTTACTGGATGAGGATTGGGATTAGGATTAAGTATGCGTTGGAAATAGAGGGGAGggacagttttgggttttgcAATAGAAGTATTAGAGGAGGGGAAGCCaaaagtaatattaaaaaaagaaaggggaaaCGTGTCTAATTAGAGTAAACTTCAAGAAAGATTATGTAATTTGTtcgaatttttaataaaaacattttgttttaattttttaacttctagTATCTAAGATCAATTATTGACAAAACTATACGTATGtactattgtaaaaaaaataaaaattcagcaACAAGTAAAACATTACGTATGTActatctgtaaaaaaaaaaagtgtatatatACTATACGTTGAGATAAAGGCTATCTAAGTTGGAGCGGTTGAAATCAACGATACGAGAATGAGAATGTAATAGGCACTTTTTAAGAAAACTTTccttatatataacttttaacacCCAAATGCTGCAAAATTCAACTTTTGAGGATTCAGCTGAATGGTTATTAGTTAAGGGGAAATTCGACTAATTCTTATGTCGACTAATTAAATGAGATGAAGGTTAGTCTgattgaatataaaattaatgactTATTAATATTAGTCAAACAAGAATATTAGCAAAACATAGACAAAGTCAATATGATTATCTATAATGTTAGTTGAATTGATAGAATTTGACTAATTCTAAGATTAACTGAATGAGTAAAAGATCAAATGCTACATTCAAAATTAGTTGAGTGGAAgatttaactaattttagtaTTAGTTGAACATGGATAAGGTTATTCTAGCTACTTATAATGTTAGTCAAATCATAAATTTTGACTAATTTTAAgcataagaaaattagttaaattaagtcaaatttagtttaataaagATAAGATGATATTTTCTAGGATTTCCTAATATTCAAATGGCTTGTAGTGATTAAAACTAATCAATGATAGTGTTTCCTAAAAAATAGGAAACGattgacatcttcttcaacgtTTGAAATAGATAATCAGTGGACTCTTGGACAAAAGAGTATGTGCTTAGACTTTAGGAGTAGttactaaaagataaagttgtCTCATGACGGGTAGCTCACATGTTAGCTGAAATCAACCGCTAGTTGATATCAACTATAACTTGCTAAATTCAATTGCTAGAATTAGCCGAAGTGTGTAAAACTAACCAAATGATCCTAAAATCTAGTTGTATAACTCTCAAACCATGTTTTAGGAAGTTATCAAGTAAAAAAATGTGATCCAATAATAGATTTGAGTTTGTAGCCTATGAATAGGCCTAGACAATCAATCAAACATGgacttattttatctttaacatTTGCGCTGTTATTGCTTTCCTTTATAACATTTTCTTTGCTACTTTCTTTTACTactttgatttattattttcattttatagtctttcatttatagtttttaacatttaactattttatttcttcttcttcattcactcaTACCAAGAGTTTTCGAAATGATCTAAGAACCCATAGtcaaagaatatatttttcattttgactcaaatcttttgattattttgagATCTTATCGAAATAAGATTAGCCGAAACCTATTCTGACTAACTTTACCTTTTTaagcaacaacaataacatGGGTCTTACTTACATTACATGTGCTTTTAAGGCATTAAAAgagcatttttatttattaaaaatcatatgatATAGGAAAGCACATTTAACTTGTACCTTTGGAATATCTCCCGGGATATGTTGATCAAGGATCATCACGTCAGCTGTGATCCCGACAATAACAACCGACAATAACAACTTACCAACTTGGCATGTGACAACATAAGAATCTGCTCTTAGTTGTAGGTTAACGGTGTTAGAGCATaacaaaaggaaatttaaaatcttaatatcATCAATATTACTGCATATCCTGGAGAAATTTAACCTGATTAACCGCAAATCATGTTTACcttattaatcaaatttaagaCTTCCAAAACTAATTGCTCTATTATAATGTTTATCTTCTTCCATGTCGTCATAAATATACACTCTTTCACGTCGCAGGAAAGCCGCTCGCGGCTCTGCCATTACTGTACCCCAAAGCAACCGAGAATGTTTCTCCTTTACAGCTGCACCGCTTGACACAATGggagatttaaattttttgaaactcAAATACAAGCACCATTGAAATGTTTTGATCAAAAGTGAATCGAACCAAGATATATCTGTTCCAATATTGAGACACAATCTGCTTCAACTAACTACTGCAACTCCTGGTTTTTATTCGCATAATCAGAAAGACGTTTAAAAcacttaaaaaacaatttttctcgaAAGTCAAGGCTTCAATTTACTCCTTCAACGTCAatttttttgggtaaaaaaGCTTGAATATCCGAACATCATGTACCAAACATCGTTGCTTGCCTCTCTGGGATCATTTGACCATTAACAATAATCCATTATTAGAGGTTCTTTCTTGGTACAATAATGGCGAGGGTTGTCATCCTTCTGCATTGTGTAACGATGATGATGGAGCAATTATTTTTGGTggttttaaatttgatattaatctTGAACGTGATTTGTGGTAAATTGATTAAGgaagattttaattaaatttaatgtaatttcATCAAAAGATAACATAGTTAAGTTTTACAGCTCACCGTGTATCTCATGTATCACACAATTAATGGTGGGGATCATAGGTGACCAGGTGGTCTTGGCCAGCATATAATTTCTCTTGGTGGGTATGCTTACATGAGTTGTTTACCTTAAGCGatattgttttaactttttttttccacttaaacaaatgaaataaaGTTGCTTATATAAGTATCTTAGTAGtattatatcataaataacatattttcaaatatattaaagacGGCAAAATTAGTTTTAGCActtactttaataattttatttgaatgaatttTTGTGTAGATcgagtatttaaatttatttaaaattatacgactcatacaattaatataaactaCTCATCTAAATAACTATGTCTTATAAATACTATTATGACAGTACGTAGTTAGCATTAACCATAAAATATAACCAAAGATACATCAAAGATCCGGCTGCATTATGCTAAGGAAAGAACAAAAGAGAGTGCAAACATTGAATGCACTAAAATAAAGCAGCTTTACTCTATGACTATGGTGGAACAAAACTAACtgaaaaattagttagtagttaatagctgaaaattaaaaaattaatttattaaaatttaaaataataatttatttaaaaagagtaatgatgaaatttgaaaaatacgttaaaaataaaaatgaaagaacatataaaaagtaaaaagttaatcgctaatattttaaaaaacattatttcgaCCATGTTGGACAAAACTAGCCGATATCTGTAAGctcaaaaattagtttattaaatcaTGAGTATTTTGGTAAACTAATGGTTGAAATAGCTGAAAgtgtaaaataacaaaaacaataaaatcataatttattttaaaaagataatcaggaagtttgataaatatattaagaataaaaaaggaaaaaaatataaaaagatagaagttaatgttttaaaaaatgctaaaaactattaaaaaactTGCTTATCGAATaattaaacaagtttttcagctaataaaaaaataaaaattaactgaaatatCTTGTCGAACATATATAACCTTCAAGTACCATTTAAAAAATgctagaataaaaaattagaaattagaagccagcattttaaaaaatgttacttcgaatagtattttataaaatattaaaaagtattaaaaaattactaaaaagaaCTTGTTTACggaacaattataaaaaatttcaattaataaaaaaactataaactatttagaatatcaaaaagtataaatgaataatatatatatatatatatatatatatatatatatatatatatataatcatatagtttttccttatttgttttatattaattaatttataaagattccttctatttttaatctatttctaatattttttctctctatgaaaattgaaattttaattaaaatagattgacaattcaaacaatttttacactatcaacaatcgtaaaattattagtttttataatagttatttataaaattatatttaagttgaTTTCTAAATAGTTGACtaactaatattattattttgcttaaaatttaaattttatttaaaaaaatagattcaaTCTTTAATGTTAACATTTATTGTATAGAATTATAGATTATTgaggtaaaattttaatttaataaaataataccaaaaactaataataaacaGTTAGTACACATTATATCCTCAATATTGCATGCTTCAATCACTTTAGTCTTTTgcaaaattttgatatttattttttgaaaatgtcattgttttcagttctaaataataataataataataatattattattattattattattattttccactatgtaaaatgaaaatgaatactattttataaaatgaagaatttaaatatCTAACCTTTATAAgagtaattttaagaaataaaatagagtaaattTTTACTCCTAAACAATCAGATCATATATATAAAGCTGTTTATCAACATTGcagatttaatttttacatattcAGACAGATAATCACACACACTAATATTTCACAGCTTTCGTGGCGCACTAAATTATTATTGTCGGATCCACTGAGCAATATCGACATACACAGTCAAAAACCACCAGCAAGCTGCAGAAAGAAATCAAGCTCAACACATTAACTTTTACCTCAATAAGAATAATCGAGGGAATCCACCGACACCAATTAGACATTCTGATTTATTTTAGTGGTGCAAAACAATGTCTTGCTGCACCCCCGTACACCATTAATCACATCCCATTCACTTTCCTCGTTAATCACTTCCATAAGTAATTGTGGTGCACAAACAAATGCCTTCTCTCTTTATTTCTATAGTAATTAATTTGCAAGGATCTTACATTACATACACGACAATCTACTGCTATATATATCTGGtccatatttaaataataaatacctAAATCCCAAATATGTAAATATCTATGTTCCAGAAATTGTAAGACTCTCAAAGGTATATCGACACAATTATCAGTTATGTTTAGTCCATTCAAGACTCTGTTTAATTCCATGCCCTTGAATCTATAGCTAGGAATAAGATAGAGTATTATGAGATTTACACACTCACACTTTTTTATCAATCAATGGAATTAGACTCCTTTTGATGGTTTGGTGGTTGTTGTAGTTCCTCTTTCACGAACCATCACGGGAAGGCCAAAACTAAAAGTGGCAGTGAGCCCCGGAGAGAAGCGAGGGTTCCCAAAAGACAAGGGTGCCAGCAACTCGATGTGGAACTTCCTCAGCAACGAAACTGCCACACTCTTCATCTCCATCAGAGCCACTTCCTTCCCTACACACACCCTCAACCCCGCTTGAAAAACCGGGTACTCGAACGGATTCATGGGTTGAAACACCCCATCCTTCAGCCACCTTTGTGGCCGAAACTCCAAACAATCACAACCCCATATCTCCTCCAACCTCCCCATCGCGTAGGGGTGGTAAGTAACCCTAGTTCCACTCTCCACTTTTGTCCCATCGGGTAACACATCGTCCTCCAAGCAAAACTTTGAGTCAAACTGAATCGGTGGAAAAAGCCTCATGCTTTCGTGTGTCGCAGCTTGCAAATAGTGCAATTGCTTAAGCTCTTCGAAGCTTGTGAGATCCTTGTCATGCCCAATTACGCGATCTGCTTCATCGCGAATCAACGATTCAACTTCAGGGTGCTTCCCCAAGAGATAAAAGAAGCTCGTGAGTGCCGAAGCCACGGTGTCACGACCCGCCAATAAAAAACTCACGACAACGTCTCGTAAATACGTGTCATCGTCGTGGATCGTGTTCATGAATCTTGACAACAAATCTTTGTTTTCGGAGAAACCCTTTTCGCGCCTTTGCTTTATGACCTCTTTGGCCAGCGCGTTAATCACTCTAAGGGCTTTCTTGAGCCGTTTCTCGCTTCCCAGGTTCAACAGCCTCTTCGCCTTCCAGACGTAGGGCGACACAGCTGTCGCCCTCTCCGCGGAAAGCTTCGACGCAAGATCGAAGCTTTTCGCAAACACGAGCATGGACCCAGATTCTAGACAGAAATCTGGGTCCAGCCCGAAGGAGAATCTGCAAATGCAGTCGAAGGAGAATCTCTGGAACACGTCTTGCAGGTCCAGCACGACGCCGTTTTTCTGGTTCATTAGAAGAAGCGGGGTGAGCCTGTTCTTGATTTCGTCGTTGACGATTTCGAAGGCGAAGGAGGCTACTACGGAGTTGTTGTTGAGGTGTAGGCTCGCCATCTTCTTCTGGAAACGCCACGCGTCGCCGTCGACGTTGAAGACTCCTTTGCCGAGAAAGTCACCGAGGATCGCAGAGAAGGGTTTTCCCTTGGGGAAGTTTTCAAACTTAGTCTTGAGTATGTACTCCACGTTCTCCGCGTTGGCGGTGATCGTGTTCCGAAGAACGTGGATGTGGATGGTTTTGTTCGGCGAGTTTCGGAGGAGGTGAGCGTACCAGTCGCAGAGGTTGTCGAAGGTTTCGGACCAGCTTGAAGTGAGGTATGTCTGGCACGTTTCGCAGCTGCAGAAAAAGCTCTTTAACAGACGCGCGATtgcgatgatgatgatgaggaaGAGGATGATGGTGATCATTGAGAAGAGTAGATAAGAAAAACAAACGCGGTTGATGAAGAACTGCAATAACGGAGAAGAGGTAGGTAGTGATGGTATGAGTTCCATTATTGATGGAGGAATAAAGATGAAGCAAAGGATAGTGAAATTATGGATATCTGATTAAGAATATGGAAAGAAAGATATGCAATGAGAGGAGGACAAGTCACAAGTGGGATTGGCATTGGTTTGCAGTTGTTATTTATGGATTGAGATGGCTTTTCATAGACAACAAAGATGCATATCaggttttccttttttgttctcATAATCAAAATCTTTATTAGGAATGGTCTAACCCCagagggataaaaaaaaaaggtaagttTTTAGTATACCAATCATAAAAGAGTATTATCACCCAACGAAAGTAACTTAATAGTAAAGATGAAAtggtacttttttttctttttattgaaagaaaatatttttttttattggagacAACTCTCTTTCAGCTGGGTAAGATTATTTTTCTCAGTTAAGTTATTCTCCAAATTTTTAATGTAGTTGCTTATTTAAGATGGACACCCaaggtttttcatttaaattaaaataattctacATCAATTAGTGTAAGGTGTACACTGTggtatgtaaaataaaatagtaataaaaagaatgtaagtaataaattttaactatattaacttaaatatttcctcacataaaaaataagagtatataagaaataaaaataaacaatttttaaaaaaaagaatcttatcagaataaaagaaacaataaaaatgaaatagtaattaaaaatgattgtcTCCAATTAAAAATAGGATTgaacaattttataatatatgatgGGTGCAATTAATACTTGCCACCAATCTTGAAGTACATAAATTCAacgattaaaatttatttctattgCTCACATAAAAGTAATTCTTTCATTCAATTctcacataaaaaataattttttttttactcacgCCTACTCTCACTCTCTATGTACTAGAGTAATCAGACATTGTTAGGTTTGGACTTGGAAATATTGATGAGAAGGCATTACAGTGAAATTCCTGTTCATATACAGCAACATCATATGGTTACAAAACACGGGTACATTCTTACTTAGTTCAGTGGTAGACAAAAGCTGCAACGAAAAGTGAACGAATAATGTAGAAAggcataaaaaattaagttaaacgAAGGGCACGATGAACCCGTGCGCTAGCTTCGACATAAACTAAGTTTTCATAGAGACATGTCCTTGCTGCATCGTCCATGGTGTTTTTGTATCGTATAGCACGTAGGCACATTACCTCATAAAATTTTGAGGACACCAACACAACTTCTTTGACAGATTTTGCTCATTGATTACTTTCGGACAAGATTTTTCTCTCTTGGTGTTAACACATTGACTCACTACCACATCATTATTTTTCCCTTTAAATATATACTAGTCAGTAACCCGTGCATACGCACGGGTGGTTTCGCTAATTGATTTTCgatgaatgaattaaaaaaaggtattggaaaaaaaagtaaaaagactaacattcatatattattattattaatcctATTGTTGCAATCCTTATATGGGCTAAACACCATCACCTTCAACATTGTCGTTGTTACTGTAGGTTGTCCCAAAAatcaaaccataaaaaaataaaccaaaaaaagtaaaaaaatcataatcaaaatcgcaaaaaatagaatgaagatcagAAAAGAACTctattaaaaacagaaaatccaACACACCACACATTCCGATCTTCAAAGCAAACTCACTCATTTAATATTGTGATTCTCTTGTTCTATTGTGCCCGCCAAAGATGCAACACACTTGTTGGGAACAACAACCGTGTCTATTTATTTACGAAAAcagaattaaaatatcaaaataacaaaAGCAGAAGATGGATGaaagttgaagaaaaaaaagattaacgaaaagagagagtaataaggaagaaaaagagataatTGGAAGAAGAGAAGATTCAGGATTTGAGCCAGATTATTAAGcgaaattaaatgaaaagttgAAATC of the Glycine max cultivar Williams 82 chromosome 13, Glycine_max_v4.0, whole genome shotgun sequence genome contains:
- the LOC100784058 gene encoding cytochrome P450 94C1, which encodes MELIPSLPTSSPLLQFFINRVCFSYLLFSMITIILFLIIIIAIARLLKSFFCSCETCQTYLTSSWSETFDNLCDWYAHLLRNSPNKTIHIHVLRNTITANAENVEYILKTKFENFPKGKPFSAILGDFLGKGVFNVDGDAWRFQKKMASLHLNNNSVVASFAFEIVNDEIKNRLTPLLLMNQKNGVVLDLQDVFQRFSFDCICRFSFGLDPDFCLESGSMLVFAKSFDLASKLSAERATAVSPYVWKAKRLLNLGSEKRLKKALRVINALAKEVIKQRREKGFSENKDLLSRFMNTIHDDDTYLRDVVVSFLLAGRDTVASALTSFFYLLGKHPEVESLIRDEADRVIGHDKDLTSFEELKQLHYLQAATHESMRLFPPIQFDSKFCLEDDVLPDGTKVESGTRVTYHPYAMGRLEEIWGCDCLEFRPQRWLKDGVFQPMNPFEYPVFQAGLRVCVGKEVALMEMKSVAVSLLRKFHIELLAPLSFGNPRFSPGLTATFSFGLPVMVRERGTTTTTKPSKGV